The Coraliomargarita parva genome contains a region encoding:
- a CDS encoding TonB-dependent receptor, with translation MKKPVTSPRSTGKWLRWITPLALSASFLAAEESADTEYKNYIVFGVTGIDLDGSDAAWQARTNRTADLQGGIESLHFETDVRDGWTFNLDARGMIDEGDYSLEATFEKFGVNRTTIGFETQRYWSDGNSVAIPNNDALVPFDPKLHLDRSKFYIESVFTPDEEMTYTFRYTLREREGKKATTHWNYATINNDSGERRKISPSFWDLDETHHTLEVEVQRDTEATDWGAALRWDHVELDNALRSVEYPVGGNTGRSTTFVAQEEDMETDSFTGHASVQHKVSEMLTVNAAGMVSYLDGDVSTIRLEGDSGFYPTLASGASLEHEVDADFDLTQYAFTLSALYQPAEDWIVTPSLRFERTEQDADGIVDLTDDPEPTETEDYYDVITAELGARYTGCQNWTLYSSLLGSQTSGNLEEFGGSSYIERDTDYERNKAKLTVGANWNAHRTVTVAFQAYHQWTDNQYDHITTDLDRYPAYITHQTRATNDFNVRVNWRILPNLTSVSRVDLQKSKIESDSKVTEKTESSEQERYFLSQSLTYMATQRLTLFGSLNYVQDKLTTPASDHYESVSSYVIADSEMDYFTAQIGAHFAYNESTDFSASVSTLTSDNYTSNSATTVPYGNDLDEYSLSFGVTKRLAANKKIMLEYTYLDHEDDATAGDSDYSAHMLSAKYEYRF, from the coding sequence ATGAAAAAGCCTGTTACTTCCCCCCGCTCCACCGGCAAATGGCTTCGGTGGATCACACCGCTCGCCCTCTCGGCCAGTTTCCTGGCCGCCGAGGAGAGCGCGGATACAGAATATAAGAACTATATCGTCTTCGGCGTCACCGGCATCGACCTCGACGGCAGCGACGCCGCCTGGCAAGCCCGGACGAACCGCACGGCGGACCTGCAAGGTGGTATCGAATCCCTGCACTTCGAAACCGATGTACGGGATGGTTGGACCTTCAATCTGGATGCCAGAGGCATGATTGACGAAGGTGACTACTCACTGGAAGCCACCTTCGAGAAATTCGGCGTCAACCGTACCACCATCGGCTTTGAAACCCAGCGCTACTGGTCCGACGGGAACAGCGTCGCGATTCCGAACAATGACGCACTCGTGCCCTTCGATCCGAAGCTCCACCTCGACCGCAGCAAGTTCTACATTGAATCCGTGTTCACACCGGACGAGGAGATGACCTACACCTTCCGCTATACCCTGCGTGAGCGCGAAGGGAAAAAGGCCACCACCCACTGGAACTACGCAACGATCAACAACGATTCGGGCGAACGCCGCAAGATCTCCCCCTCCTTCTGGGACCTGGATGAAACCCACCACACACTCGAAGTGGAAGTCCAGCGCGACACGGAAGCCACCGACTGGGGCGCCGCCCTTCGTTGGGACCATGTCGAGCTCGATAACGCGCTGCGCTCGGTCGAATACCCGGTCGGCGGAAACACCGGCCGATCCACCACCTTCGTCGCCCAGGAGGAAGACATGGAAACCGACAGCTTCACCGGCCATGCCAGTGTGCAGCACAAAGTATCCGAAATGCTCACCGTCAACGCTGCCGGCATGGTCAGTTATCTCGACGGGGATGTTTCCACCATCCGTCTCGAAGGGGACAGCGGCTTCTATCCGACCCTGGCCTCCGGCGCCAGTTTGGAGCATGAAGTGGACGCCGACTTCGACCTGACCCAGTACGCATTCACCCTTAGCGCACTCTATCAGCCGGCCGAGGACTGGATCGTCACCCCATCGCTTCGCTTTGAGCGCACCGAGCAGGATGCAGATGGCATCGTTGATCTGACCGATGATCCGGAACCCACGGAAACCGAAGACTACTACGACGTCATCACCGCCGAACTGGGCGCGCGCTACACCGGTTGCCAAAACTGGACCCTGTACAGCAGCCTGCTCGGCAGCCAAACCAGCGGCAACCTGGAAGAGTTTGGCGGCAGCAGCTACATTGAGCGGGACACCGACTATGAGCGCAATAAAGCCAAGCTCACGGTCGGAGCCAACTGGAATGCCCACCGCACCGTAACCGTCGCCTTCCAGGCTTACCATCAGTGGACCGACAACCAGTACGACCACATCACCACCGACCTCGACCGGTATCCGGCCTACATCACCCACCAGACACGGGCGACCAACGATTTCAATGTCCGGGTGAACTGGCGCATTCTCCCCAACCTGACCTCGGTGTCACGGGTTGACCTGCAGAAGTCCAAGATCGAAAGCGACAGCAAGGTGACCGAAAAGACGGAAAGCTCCGAGCAAGAGCGTTATTTCCTCAGCCAGTCGCTGACCTACATGGCCACCCAGCGGCTCACGCTCTTCGGCAGCCTGAACTATGTACAGGACAAGTTGACCACCCCGGCCAGCGACCACTACGAGAGCGTCAGCAGCTATGTCATCGCCGACAGCGAGATGGACTACTTCACCGCACAGATCGGCGCCCACTTCGCCTACAACGAAAGCACCGACTTCAGCGCTTCGGTCAGCACCCTGACCAGCGACAATTACACCAGCAACAGCGCCACC
- a CDS encoding cytochrome c3 family protein → MDPISPTHVAGLRQLIRKRGVKKLLLGGGIALSILITSCMTMNGPVMNIPNSVPGATFVGSEECSLCHDNVTGNFHSASHARLGLRSEEGLDLSCEACHGPGSLHAENGGEIPGQIVNPGKNPESCFQCHLDKRGEFHLPSAHPVLEGKISCTDCHNPHEGPAVMGGGTALMSENQTCFQCHDAQKGPHVFEHEALRDGCTTCHTVHGSVNAKLLKVRNANLCLQCHMLEPASGGSVLIGGREHSSFLGRGTCWSAGCHEAIHGSNINSHLRY, encoded by the coding sequence ATGGACCCCATATCCCCGACTCACGTCGCCGGCCTGCGTCAACTCATCCGCAAGCGCGGCGTCAAAAAACTTCTCCTGGGCGGTGGCATCGCCCTGTCGATTCTGATCACCTCCTGCATGACCATGAACGGCCCGGTCATGAACATTCCAAACAGTGTTCCGGGCGCCACTTTTGTGGGTAGCGAGGAATGCTCCCTCTGCCACGACAATGTCACCGGCAATTTCCACAGCGCCTCCCATGCGCGCCTGGGTCTTCGCTCGGAGGAGGGCTTGGACCTGAGCTGCGAAGCCTGCCACGGCCCGGGCTCGCTCCACGCGGAAAACGGCGGCGAAATCCCGGGACAGATCGTCAATCCTGGAAAGAATCCGGAGAGCTGCTTCCAATGCCACCTGGACAAGCGCGGCGAATTCCATCTTCCCAGCGCCCACCCCGTTCTGGAAGGCAAGATCAGTTGCACGGATTGCCACAACCCGCATGAGGGACCGGCCGTCATGGGTGGCGGCACGGCACTGATGAGCGAGAACCAGACCTGCTTCCAATGCCACGATGCACAAAAAGGCCCCCACGTCTTCGAGCACGAGGCCTTGCGGGACGGATGCACGACCTGCCATACGGTTCATGGCTCGGTGAATGCCAAACTACTCAAGGTGCGAAACGCCAACCTCTGCCTCCAATGCCACATGCTCGAGCCCGCCTCCGGCGGCAGCGTGTTGATCGGTGGCCGCGAGCACTCCAGCTTCCTGGGACGAGGCACCTGCTGGAGCGCCGGATGCCACGAGGCGATCCACGGCTCCAACATCAACTCACACCTGCGTTATTAA
- a CDS encoding MotA/TolQ/ExbB proton channel family protein, producing the protein MSFSLFLDSLIIQAAGGPNVFTYFAQSNFAGKIVIFILVVCSVVAWSVMLGKYMDLSRLRSQNQRYEHMLSKEPHLLALDPDRPGKGGGPYYNIVREALEAFFRYGGHVADADVHRATLRMGHVENALQRGVAEQTIRYEARMVLLGSIVTGAPFLGLLGTVWGVMDAFGGMAGAGSASLQSLAPGVSGALLTTVAGLVVAIPSVFGYNYLLQQTKISVVELENFASTVADRIELEAQAAANA; encoded by the coding sequence ATGAGTTTCTCTCTCTTCCTCGATTCGCTGATCATCCAGGCTGCGGGTGGTCCCAATGTCTTTACCTACTTTGCCCAATCCAATTTCGCCGGTAAGATCGTCATCTTTATCCTGGTTGTGTGTAGTGTGGTCGCGTGGTCGGTCATGCTGGGGAAATACATGGACCTCTCCCGCCTGCGTTCCCAGAATCAGCGCTACGAGCATATGCTGAGCAAGGAACCGCATTTATTGGCGCTCGATCCGGATCGTCCCGGAAAGGGGGGCGGGCCCTATTATAACATTGTGCGGGAGGCGCTGGAGGCCTTTTTCCGCTACGGCGGGCATGTCGCGGATGCGGATGTGCACCGCGCGACCCTGCGTATGGGGCATGTGGAAAATGCGCTGCAGCGGGGTGTGGCGGAGCAGACGATCCGCTATGAGGCTAGGATGGTCCTGCTTGGCTCGATCGTGACCGGCGCGCCGTTCCTGGGCTTGCTCGGTACGGTCTGGGGGGTGATGGATGCCTTTGGCGGCATGGCCGGTGCGGGATCTGCGAGCCTGCAGAGTTTGGCTCCCGGTGTGTCCGGCGCCTTGCTTACCACGGTGGCCGGCCTTGTTGTGGCGATTCCTTCGGTTTTCGGGTACAACTACTTGCTGCAGCAGACCAAGATCTCGGTGGTTGAACTCGAGAACTTCGCCAGCACGGTGGCCGACCGGATTGAACTCGAGGCGCAGGCGGCCGCGAACGCGTGA
- a CDS encoding ExbD/TolR family protein: MARNFHRKDRLSALTEINVTPLIDLAFALLIIFMITTPLLEQTIEVNLPVESSSSQPEDREEFQSVAIDRAGRYFWGEDPVSRAELGELLDVLAQDPAPPVLSIRADATLPYQKVIAVIDMIKQRKLSKISLDTKVE, from the coding sequence GTGGCTCGTAACTTTCATCGCAAAGACCGCCTCTCGGCGCTGACGGAGATCAATGTGACGCCTTTGATCGACCTGGCTTTTGCCCTGTTGATTATTTTCATGATCACCACGCCCTTGCTTGAGCAGACGATCGAGGTGAATCTTCCGGTCGAGTCGTCCAGCTCCCAGCCGGAGGATCGAGAGGAATTCCAGTCGGTGGCGATCGACCGGGCGGGGCGTTACTTCTGGGGTGAGGATCCCGTCAGTCGGGCCGAATTGGGCGAACTGCTCGATGTGCTGGCCCAAGATCCGGCGCCGCCGGTTCTCAGTATCCGGGCGGATGCGACCTTGCCCTATCAAAAGGTGATTGCGGTGATCGACATGATTAAGCAAAGGAAGCTTTCCAAAATCAGTTTGGACACTAAAGTCGAGTAG
- a CDS encoding TonB family protein gives MNWKNNQPFWTSVILHLVVLLGLFLATIVEAFKPKEKEHVFIMVSPPADTVADRPSVDTNEPIPQFDLPEISQLQPVPEIPEVQPAPQPKPQPVVKQTQPAPAPKPTPKQKSMTYEEYKKQFGEPKARKQPTVTRPTTEVRQIDTDSIQDNLKILLRNQTPRQSSGNTLAKQNALAQYGAQLNARLNRAWGKPSNLAGVRLSVTVVFDVSPSGQIYKMRLQPSSGNSAFDQSVLAAFQRVANAGPTPTGEQHTFTMTFRMTE, from the coding sequence ATGAATTGGAAAAACAACCAGCCTTTCTGGACCTCGGTGATCCTTCACCTAGTGGTTCTGCTTGGTTTGTTTCTCGCGACCATCGTGGAGGCCTTTAAGCCCAAGGAAAAGGAACATGTCTTTATCATGGTCAGTCCGCCCGCCGATACGGTGGCGGATCGTCCCTCGGTGGATACGAATGAGCCGATTCCTCAATTTGATCTCCCCGAAATTTCGCAATTGCAGCCGGTGCCGGAGATTCCGGAGGTGCAACCGGCTCCGCAGCCAAAGCCGCAACCCGTGGTGAAGCAAACGCAACCGGCTCCTGCTCCAAAGCCAACGCCGAAGCAGAAGTCGATGACCTATGAGGAGTACAAGAAACAGTTTGGTGAGCCGAAGGCGCGCAAGCAGCCGACGGTGACGCGTCCAACGACGGAAGTGCGCCAGATCGATACAGACTCGATTCAGGATAATTTGAAAATCTTGCTGCGGAACCAGACGCCCCGGCAGAGCAGCGGAAATACCTTGGCCAAGCAGAATGCCTTGGCGCAGTATGGGGCCCAGCTGAATGCCCGACTGAACCGGGCCTGGGGCAAGCCGTCGAATCTGGCCGGGGTCCGATTGTCGGTGACCGTGGTTTTTGATGTATCCCCTTCCGGGCAAATTTATAAAATGCGGCTTCAGCCATCTTCGGGAAATAGTGCCTTCGACCAGTCGGTCTTGGCTGCGTTTCAGCGGGTGGCCAACGCCGGGCCCACGCCGACCGGTGAGCAGCATACCTTTACCATGACCTTCCGTATGACGGAGTAG
- a CDS encoding LysR family transcriptional regulator, whose amino-acid sequence MNDLLPSLTALRAFESVCRCGSVKAAARELNVTPGAISRQIHNLSAELDTRLFERIGNRLELTKKGKQVQQAASEAFGLIRTRLEAIRREGPGAPIILGCTAAFAIHWLLPRLHKWSRLHPEQTLSIVPLPENDESGLRALDAWIDQGRRPKMRTAQLEPFRKNIAVLTMSPAFAEKHGPLHSVEDLRPLPFIMNTIRPESLDDWINDQHYAQMEDHTAPSSMRDDLSMLIQSTKVGLGYMIAPESYIETELEEGSLIAPFGRKERAVPAYLAWDTRRTDEARLKTLLEWLRSEGNWAPQSNTDSE is encoded by the coding sequence ATGAACGACCTGCTCCCCTCCCTCACCGCGCTGCGCGCCTTCGAAAGCGTCTGCCGATGCGGCAGCGTCAAAGCGGCAGCCCGGGAACTGAATGTCACTCCCGGCGCGATCAGCCGGCAGATCCACAACCTTTCCGCCGAACTGGACACCCGGTTGTTTGAACGCATCGGCAACCGCCTGGAACTGACTAAAAAAGGAAAACAGGTCCAACAAGCCGCCAGCGAAGCATTCGGCCTGATCCGCACCCGGCTGGAGGCAATCCGCCGCGAAGGTCCGGGTGCTCCGATCATCCTGGGCTGCACCGCAGCCTTCGCCATCCACTGGCTCCTGCCGCGACTACACAAGTGGAGCCGACTCCACCCGGAGCAAACCCTCTCAATTGTTCCCCTGCCCGAAAATGATGAAAGCGGACTCCGCGCCCTGGACGCCTGGATCGACCAGGGTCGCAGGCCCAAAATGCGTACTGCCCAGCTCGAACCTTTCCGGAAAAACATTGCCGTCCTGACCATGTCTCCGGCCTTTGCGGAAAAACACGGGCCGCTGCACAGCGTCGAGGACCTGCGCCCCCTGCCATTCATCATGAACACCATCCGCCCCGAGTCACTGGACGATTGGATCAACGACCAGCACTACGCACAGATGGAGGACCACACGGCCCCCTCAAGCATGCGGGACGACCTTTCCATGTTGATTCAATCCACCAAGGTGGGCTTGGGCTACATGATCGCACCGGAATCCTATATTGAGACCGAACTGGAAGAAGGCAGCCTGATCGCGCCTTTTGGCCGCAAGGAGCGCGCCGTACCGGCCTACCTCGCCTGGGACACCCGACGGACCGACGAAGCGCGCCTCAAGACTCTACTTGAGTGGTTACGCAGCGAGGGCAACTGGGCTCCACAATCGAATACCGATTCTGAATAA
- a CDS encoding purine-nucleoside phosphorylase → MSEKTEIKVLVITTFETGEDIGDVPGEFQYWVEREALFETIEVPGLKHPLRRNDRGLYAMVCGTTSRCVLQIMALAADPRFDLRKTYFLVAGVAGSDPLTAALATTSWSTHVVDGAMAFEIDEREIPGDWPYGLVAFGATAPGLGSQDVDDVPSPCVPEGSAGGVQTVCYKLNPSLVEWAYDLTQTLEIPDDEVMAAYRAQFAEFPEAQRAPRVMKGVSLACDRFWHGELKARWARDWVRLYTKGEGELVMSDCEDQGVCGSIKQLELMGKADFSRLLVLRGSCNFVMPPPGRSPADCLFGETIETAYLQSLDAVYRVGSVVVHALLEGWADYREHLPETAS, encoded by the coding sequence ATGAGTGAGAAGACCGAAATCAAGGTATTGGTCATTACGACCTTTGAAACAGGTGAAGATATCGGGGATGTGCCGGGGGAGTTCCAGTACTGGGTGGAGCGTGAAGCACTTTTTGAAACAATCGAGGTCCCAGGGCTGAAGCATCCCCTTCGCAGGAATGACCGCGGCTTGTATGCCATGGTTTGTGGCACCACCTCCCGTTGTGTGCTCCAGATCATGGCGCTTGCCGCGGATCCACGTTTTGACTTACGTAAGACCTATTTTCTGGTTGCCGGGGTGGCTGGTTCCGACCCCTTGACCGCGGCCCTGGCGACGACCAGCTGGTCGACCCATGTGGTCGATGGTGCGATGGCTTTCGAGATCGATGAGCGTGAAATTCCCGGTGACTGGCCTTATGGCCTGGTGGCTTTCGGTGCGACAGCGCCCGGGCTTGGGTCGCAGGATGTGGATGATGTACCCTCGCCTTGTGTGCCTGAAGGTAGCGCGGGGGGCGTGCAGACAGTCTGCTACAAGCTCAATCCCAGCCTTGTCGAATGGGCTTATGATCTGACCCAGACGCTGGAGATCCCGGACGACGAGGTGATGGCGGCTTACCGGGCTCAATTTGCCGAATTCCCGGAGGCACAACGCGCACCTCGGGTGATGAAAGGGGTGAGCCTGGCTTGCGATCGATTCTGGCATGGTGAGCTGAAAGCCCGTTGGGCGAGGGATTGGGTCCGCCTCTATACCAAGGGCGAAGGCGAACTGGTTATGTCTGATTGCGAGGACCAAGGTGTTTGTGGCTCGATCAAACAATTAGAACTCATGGGGAAGGCTGATTTCAGCCGCCTGTTGGTGCTTCGCGGCTCCTGTAACTTTGTCATGCCGCCGCCAGGCAGGTCGCCGGCGGATTGTCTTTTTGGCGAGACTATTGAAACCGCCTATCTGCAATCCTTAGATGCGGTTTACCGCGTTGGAAGCGTGGTCGTGCATGCGCTCCTCGAGGGCTGGGCGGACTATCGTGAGCATTTGCCGGAAACGGCCTCATAA
- a CDS encoding MarR family winged helix-turn-helix transcriptional regulator, producing MAKIYQHSGPHLFLLLWKASHAVMGYDQASIAKAGFRSLSDFAVMEVILHKGPTPVNAIGEKVLLTSGSITTAVQRLEKRGLVRRERKAEDARVVLVHLTDAGRALIEASFAAHAANLDRLFEVFDTEERNQFDRLLKKLGRRSREIRP from the coding sequence ATGGCAAAAATCTACCAGCACTCCGGGCCGCACTTGTTTCTTCTTCTTTGGAAGGCATCGCATGCGGTCATGGGCTACGATCAGGCAAGCATCGCGAAGGCCGGCTTTCGCTCGCTTTCCGATTTCGCGGTGATGGAGGTTATTCTGCACAAGGGGCCGACTCCGGTTAATGCGATCGGGGAGAAGGTTCTTTTGACAAGCGGTTCGATTACCACGGCGGTGCAGCGTTTGGAGAAACGCGGACTTGTCCGCCGTGAGCGGAAGGCTGAGGATGCCCGGGTTGTCCTGGTGCATTTGACGGATGCGGGGCGTGCACTGATCGAAGCGAGCTTTGCCGCGCATGCGGCCAATCTGGACCGCTTGTTCGAAGTCTTTGATACGGAGGAGCGCAATCAGTTTGACCGCTTGCTGAAGAAACTCGGCCGCCGGTCCCGGGAAATTCGCCCTTAA
- a CDS encoding DoxX family protein, whose amino-acid sequence MKLKTVLLGTTNSLAFLPLRIGVGLVMAGHGAQKLFGWFGGYGLQGTGQFFAENLGLKPGVLMAAFAGGTEFFGGVLLLLGLLTRLAGLSLVGTMLVAIITAHPDAFFASDNGMEYPLTLLLASLTLTIGGAGALSVDRQLVK is encoded by the coding sequence ATGAAATTGAAAACAGTCCTTTTGGGAACGACGAACAGCTTGGCCTTTTTGCCGCTCCGGATCGGGGTGGGGCTGGTGATGGCCGGACATGGTGCACAGAAACTCTTCGGTTGGTTCGGAGGCTACGGCCTTCAGGGGACCGGGCAGTTTTTTGCGGAGAATCTGGGTTTGAAGCCGGGAGTTTTGATGGCCGCGTTTGCGGGCGGCACTGAATTTTTCGGGGGTGTACTGCTCCTCCTCGGTTTATTGACGCGGCTCGCGGGTCTTAGTCTGGTGGGGACCATGTTGGTTGCCATCATCACGGCTCATCCGGATGCCTTTTTTGCGAGCGACAATGGGATGGAATACCCGCTGACCTTACTTTTGGCCAGTCTGACTCTGACGATCGGGGGAGCCGGAGCGCTTTCGGTGGACCGTCAATTGGTTAAATAA
- a CDS encoding pirin family protein → MITRSVQRMRTQLDWLDSRHSFSFAGHYDPDRMGFGPLRVVNDDRVGPRGGFPPHPHKDMEIISLVLEGRLEHKDSLGNGRVIGAGEIQYMSAGSGVVHSEFNPSETEAVHFLQIWIEPWEQGVVPRYAEQAILGTSSNVWKLLLSPDGREGSMAIRQDAELRSLRLESGASIEYHSTRTGRGLWLFVLSGDVQVADMTLHSGDSLAVQDTGGLALDARGALPVEVLLFDLPL, encoded by the coding sequence ATGATCACACGATCAGTCCAGCGGATGCGCACGCAGTTGGATTGGCTGGATAGCCGGCACAGTTTTTCGTTTGCCGGGCATTACGATCCGGACCGTATGGGCTTTGGTCCGTTGCGGGTGGTGAATGACGACCGGGTGGGGCCTCGGGGTGGTTTTCCGCCGCACCCTCACAAGGACATGGAAATCATCAGCCTGGTGCTGGAGGGGCGTCTCGAGCACAAGGATAGCCTCGGCAACGGGCGGGTCATCGGGGCCGGGGAAATCCAATACATGAGCGCCGGTAGCGGGGTGGTGCACAGCGAGTTCAATCCCTCGGAGACGGAGGCGGTGCACTTTCTCCAGATCTGGATCGAACCCTGGGAACAAGGTGTGGTGCCGCGTTATGCGGAACAGGCGATTCTGGGTACTTCCAGCAATGTGTGGAAGCTCTTGCTGTCGCCGGATGGCCGCGAAGGCTCCATGGCGATTCGCCAGGATGCCGAGCTTCGTAGTCTGCGGCTTGAGTCCGGAGCGTCGATTGAGTATCACAGCACGCGGACTGGGCGGGGCTTGTGGCTCTTTGTCCTCTCCGGCGATGTTCAGGTGGCAGATATGACCCTGCATTCCGGGGACTCTCTAGCCGTGCAAGATACCGGAGGTTTGGCTTTGGATGCTAGAGGGGCCTTGCCGGTGGAAGTGCTGCTATTTGACCTGCCGCTTTAG